The Thermodesulfobacteriota bacterium genome contains a region encoding:
- a CDS encoding iron ABC transporter permease: MHAKKKLIISSSILILIWILISLISIFIGTYDINPVKAVFSGDELARTIYFKIRIPRILMASIAGGTLAIAGAGLQALFRNPLASPFTLGVSGGASLGALLAIRIGLANGFLGFSAVSVLSFLFAIFTILFVYSISKLRGVVATGRLLLAGVVVNFLYSAIILFLQFFSDLTQPLQTMRWIMGSLDIVGFDTVWKSLLFVIPGCLILLSMTKDMNLFSLGDDVASSLGVNVDMMEKKIYFATSLAASAVISVTGPIGFVGLIIPHILRMILGVDNRIILPCSFFLGASFLTATDTISRTILSPVEIPVGIITASFGGVFFLWLLMKTKKEVIV, encoded by the coding sequence ATGCACGCCAAAAAAAAACTCATAATATCATCAAGCATACTCATTTTGATCTGGATCCTAATCTCACTCATCAGCATATTCATTGGAACTTATGATATAAATCCAGTTAAAGCCGTATTCTCGGGTGACGAACTCGCAAGAACGATTTATTTTAAGATCAGAATTCCCAGGATTCTTATGGCTTCTATTGCCGGCGGAACTCTTGCCATAGCGGGTGCCGGTCTACAGGCACTCTTCAGGAATCCGCTGGCCTCACCATTTACGCTCGGGGTATCGGGAGGCGCCTCTCTCGGAGCGCTTCTTGCGATACGGATTGGGTTGGCAAATGGATTCCTTGGCTTCTCTGCCGTGTCTGTCTTGTCCTTTCTTTTTGCGATCTTTACCATTCTCTTCGTTTATTCTATATCAAAGCTCCGGGGGGTTGTTGCAACCGGCAGACTTTTATTAGCCGGAGTAGTCGTGAATTTCCTTTATTCAGCCATAATACTTTTCTTACAATTCTTCTCAGACCTTACTCAGCCGTTACAGACTATGAGATGGATTATGGGAAGCTTAGACATCGTTGGATTCGATACCGTCTGGAAAAGCCTTTTATTTGTTATCCCAGGTTGTTTGATCCTTCTTTCGATGACAAAAGACATGAATTTATTTTCACTAGGTGACGATGTAGCATCCTCTCTAGGAGTAAACGTCGACATGATGGAAAAGAAAATCTACTTTGCCACATCGCTTGCAGCTAGTGCCGTAATCTCAGTTACAGGTCCTATCGGGTTTGTCGGTTTGATAATTCCTCACATCCTGAGAATGATATTAGGAGTTGATAATCGTATAATATTACCCTGTTCGTTTTTTCTTGGGGCTTCCTTTCTCACTGCTACGGACACAATATCCAGGACTATTCTTTCGCCTGTTGAAATTCCAGTTGGAATTATCACAGCCTCTTTTGGAGGGGTTTTTTTCCTTTGGCTTCTTATGAAGACTAAAAAAGAGGTAATTGTTTAA
- a CDS encoding ABC transporter ATP-binding protein produces MENIIEGQNIRFSYDGVEVIKGVDLSIGQGEFVGLLGANGVGKSTLLKILTGILSTKRGKILYKSKELKFLPKREISKRIAYVPQNPTFGFPFTVSEIIKMGRAPYLGRFEFENDKDNEIAFQAMETVGLTHLQDRLVTEISGGEKQLTSFARALAQEPEVMILDEPVSFLDVRHKTEILRLLLKLKNERNISIIAATHDIFSALFYFDKLIILKDGGILAEGEFDQVLTDDILSKAYDIEVTVRKEDGKIFVFPVG; encoded by the coding sequence ATGGAAAATATAATTGAGGGACAGAATATCCGTTTCTCCTATGATGGGGTAGAGGTTATAAAGGGCGTCGATTTATCTATTGGTCAGGGAGAATTTGTCGGACTGCTCGGAGCAAACGGTGTCGGCAAATCAACCCTACTGAAGATTCTGACGGGCATATTGAGCACAAAACGTGGGAAAATACTCTATAAAAGTAAGGAACTAAAATTTTTGCCTAAAAGAGAGATCTCTAAAAGAATCGCCTATGTACCCCAGAATCCGACATTTGGTTTCCCTTTTACGGTCTCTGAAATAATAAAAATGGGTAGGGCCCCATATCTAGGAAGGTTTGAGTTTGAAAATGATAAAGACAATGAAATAGCTTTTCAAGCGATGGAAACTGTAGGCCTAACCCATCTCCAGGACCGATTAGTCACTGAGATTTCTGGTGGAGAAAAACAGCTCACTTCCTTTGCTCGCGCCCTTGCCCAGGAGCCTGAGGTAATGATTCTCGATGAACCAGTATCCTTTCTCGATGTGAGGCACAAAACCGAGATACTAAGACTCTTATTAAAGCTCAAAAACGAAAGGAATATATCTATAATTGCAGCCACACATGACATATTTTCTGCGCTATTTTATTTTGACAAATTAATCATATTGAAAGACGGAGGGATACTTGCCGAGGGTGAATTTGATCAGGTACTGACTGACGACATCTTGAGCAAGGCTTATGATATTGAAGTAACAGTGAGAAAAGAAGACGGAAAGATTTTCGTATTTCCAGTTGGCTAA
- the cmk gene encoding (d)CMP kinase, translated as MAHRKNGIIITIDGPSGAGKSTVAQIVAEKLGLLYIDTGAMYRAVALLVARSSINTDNDEGLERLLRTSTIKIDRNSNNNVKVLLNNEDVSDKIRRPEISRLSSYLATKRVVRNRLKVIQMDMGTKGNIVAEGRDMGTYVFPHADFKFYLDASLDERARRRWLQLNASGSRLGLHEIKSEIEQRDIQDKERSESPLHPARNAVIIDTTKLSTDEVVEIILSEVNN; from the coding sequence ATGGCACATCGGAAAAACGGCATAATCATAACTATCGACGGTCCGTCAGGTGCAGGCAAGAGCACTGTTGCTCAAATTGTCGCCGAAAAACTTGGCCTACTATATATTGATACTGGTGCCATGTATAGAGCAGTTGCTCTACTCGTAGCGCGAAGCAGCATCAATACGGATAATGACGAAGGACTCGAAAGACTCCTTCGCACTTCTACTATCAAGATCGATAGGAATTCCAACAATAATGTTAAAGTACTTCTTAACAATGAAGATGTGTCTGATAAAATTAGGAGACCAGAGATTTCTCGACTTTCCTCCTACTTGGCTACCAAAAGGGTGGTAAGGAATAGACTCAAGGTAATTCAAATGGACATGGGTACTAAGGGTAATATCGTGGCAGAGGGGCGAGACATGGGCACTTATGTGTTCCCCCATGCTGATTTCAAGTTCTATTTAGATGCATCACTTGATGAAAGGGCCAGAAGAAGATGGCTTCAGCTTAACGCTAGTGGCAGCCGATTAGGTCTTCATGAAATAAAAAGTGAAATAGAACAAAGGGATATACAGGACAAAGAACGCTCTGAATCCCCCTTGCATCCTGCTCGGAATGCGGTCATAATAGATACCACAAAACTCAGCACTGATGAAGTCGTTGAAATCATATTATCTGAGGTGAATAACTAG
- a CDS encoding cobalamin-binding protein has translation MRICSLLPSTTEIVCALGLAENLVGVTHECDYPPEARDKSKVIMSFINPNELSSREIDELIVKNRNEGKSTYLIDIEALKEANPDIILTQGLCEVCAVSGNEVLESVKALGHTPEIISLEPNTIEQILDTILTIGDATETKDRADEIVGKLKSRIHRIKSLFSDERDRPRVFCMEWLEPTYAAGHWIPEMVQLAGGDNGIAKPGEPSLEVSWDDILNFAPQIIVVMPCGFNIEDTLKEIDILTSHKYWNQIPASKRGHVYLVDANSYFSRSGPRVVDGLEILAKIIHPEACEFEFPNNSVLNLRNHYYFELNLG, from the coding sequence ATGCGGATATGTTCATTACTTCCCAGTACTACGGAAATTGTTTGTGCGTTAGGGTTGGCTGAAAACTTAGTGGGCGTTACACATGAATGCGATTATCCACCTGAAGCCAGGGATAAATCTAAGGTCATAATGAGTTTTATCAATCCAAATGAGTTATCAAGTCGTGAAATAGATGAGTTAATCGTCAAAAATCGGAATGAGGGCAAAAGCACCTATCTCATAGACATTGAGGCATTGAAAGAGGCTAACCCCGACATAATACTTACTCAAGGATTATGCGAAGTATGTGCCGTTTCAGGAAATGAAGTACTGGAATCGGTAAAAGCCTTAGGTCATACCCCCGAAATAATTTCCTTGGAACCAAATACAATTGAACAAATCCTGGATACAATCCTGACAATTGGAGATGCAACCGAAACAAAGGATCGTGCGGATGAAATTGTAGGAAAACTAAAATCAAGAATACACAGGATTAAATCCCTTTTTTCAGATGAGAGGGATAGACCAAGAGTGTTCTGCATGGAATGGCTAGAGCCTACATATGCCGCAGGCCATTGGATTCCGGAAATGGTTCAACTGGCAGGTGGAGACAACGGAATTGCAAAACCTGGCGAACCATCGCTTGAGGTATCCTGGGACGATATTTTGAACTTTGCACCTCAAATTATCGTTGTAATGCCCTGTGGGTTCAATATTGAAGACACCCTTAAGGAAATTGATATCCTGACTTCTCATAAATATTGGAACCAAATACCTGCTTCAAAGAGGGGGCATGTCTACCTGGTTGATGCAAATTCGTATTTTTCGAGGTCAGGACCGAGAGTAGTGGACGGACTCGAGATATTGGCAAAGATAATTCATCCAGAAGCATGTGAATTTGAATTTCCAAATAACTCTGTCCTGAATCTGAGGAATCACTATTATTTCGAATTAAATTTGGGATGA
- a CDS encoding TonB-dependent receptor, producing the protein MKKAVLLFLFLISTKGFAQEEKVLEPVIVEEAPVKPPLNYPSAFSTILDLEDFRGEYNTTSEILSFSPGVVVRDFGGFGQLKTLSIRGSSNDQVVILLDGIRLNSPLGGGVDLSTIPVDYVDKFEVIRGGASALAGSDAIGGVVNIVTKKTDKPFTSLSATYGSFETLLLNASRAQKIGNLGYFLSYTHSQSNGDFEFKSINDLSVKRINNEFHSESFLGKVDYDLNGLKVRFLNEFFYDDRGVPGLGEFQQPDANQKDIRNLSSVNLSKEGFVRPNIDFDLVLYNRFDNLKFKNPEPTIGPPIDTLSKIFTFGANPRLTWYAPFNQIVTITTDFRGDVLRNEGFDNPDRFTYSLFLSDEINLLEDLIQINPLVRYDLYKTSAETSTIEDGFSPKLGVILNPINYISLKGNIGRSFRAPSFGELFFPEEGFIGGNPNLKPETSFDFDFGLIFSHPRIGFEINYFRDKIDDLILFVFISAQRIEPLNVGNAKEQGIETSLVVRPFDFIELFAGYTFLDGELEDTGAQLPGRPRNKFDLRMVLSHRYLKLFWETHYVDKIPLSLFPDSPTTDARTTFDVGATTEWWKLFLTFEVKNLLNNLDVRDALDFPLPGRTVFLKAGINF; encoded by the coding sequence ATGAAAAAAGCAGTTCTTTTATTTCTCTTCTTAATTTCTACAAAGGGCTTCGCACAGGAAGAGAAGGTTCTTGAGCCCGTGATTGTCGAAGAAGCCCCTGTCAAGCCTCCATTAAACTATCCTTCGGCATTCTCAACTATACTGGACCTCGAGGATTTCAGAGGTGAGTATAACACTACTTCCGAAATCCTTTCTTTTTCTCCCGGAGTCGTTGTCAGGGATTTTGGAGGATTCGGACAACTTAAAACACTCTCCATCAGAGGCTCCTCGAATGACCAGGTGGTTATTCTCTTAGACGGCATAAGACTGAACAGCCCGCTTGGGGGAGGAGTAGACCTATCTACAATACCAGTTGATTATGTCGATAAATTTGAGGTCATAAGGGGCGGTGCATCAGCCCTGGCTGGCTCAGACGCTATCGGTGGGGTTGTAAACATCGTCACGAAGAAAACCGATAAGCCATTTACTTCATTATCCGCCACTTATGGTTCATTCGAAACTCTATTGTTAAATGCGTCAAGAGCCCAAAAAATTGGAAATCTTGGATACTTTCTATCTTATACGCACTCCCAAAGCAATGGTGATTTCGAATTTAAATCCATAAATGACCTGAGCGTTAAAAGAATAAATAACGAATTCCACTCTGAGAGTTTTTTGGGAAAGGTTGATTATGATCTGAATGGCTTGAAAGTTAGATTTTTAAATGAATTCTTTTACGACGACAGGGGCGTTCCGGGACTCGGTGAATTTCAGCAACCCGACGCAAACCAAAAAGACATCAGGAACCTCAGTAGCGTTAATCTTTCAAAAGAGGGGTTTGTTAGACCTAACATTGACTTTGATCTGGTATTGTACAATCGTTTCGATAATCTGAAGTTCAAAAACCCGGAACCGACCATTGGTCCTCCCATAGACACGCTGAGCAAAATTTTCACTTTTGGAGCAAATCCGAGGCTCACGTGGTATGCCCCCTTCAACCAGATAGTCACAATCACTACTGACTTCAGAGGAGATGTCTTAAGAAACGAGGGTTTTGATAACCCCGATAGGTTTACATACAGTCTTTTCCTGAGCGACGAGATAAACCTCTTGGAAGATTTGATACAAATAAACCCTTTGGTGAGATACGATCTTTACAAAACCTCTGCTGAGACAAGTACGATAGAAGATGGGTTTTCACCAAAGTTAGGTGTAATTTTAAATCCGATCAATTATATTTCCCTGAAAGGGAATATAGGCAGGTCCTTTAGAGCCCCGAGTTTTGGTGAGCTCTTCTTCCCAGAAGAGGGGTTCATTGGTGGTAACCCTAACCTAAAGCCAGAAACCTCGTTTGACTTTGACTTTGGTCTTATTTTTTCACACCCGAGGATTGGTTTCGAAATCAACTACTTTCGAGATAAAATAGATGACCTGATTCTATTCGTATTCATCAGCGCACAACGGATAGAACCACTTAACGTGGGTAATGCAAAAGAACAAGGAATCGAAACAAGTTTAGTCGTAAGGCCATTCGATTTCATCGAGCTTTTCGCAGGATACACATTTCTAGACGGTGAGCTGGAGGACACAGGAGCCCAATTACCTGGGAGGCCGAGAAACAAATTTGATCTCAGAATGGTGTTATCCCATAGATACTTAAAACTTTTTTGGGAAACACACTACGTCGATAAAATTCCTCTTTCTCTTTTTCCCGACTCACCAACCACGGATGCAAGGACTACATTCGATGTCGGCGCTACAACTGAATGGTGGAAACTGTTTCTGACGTTCGAAGTTAAAAATCTACTTAATAACCTGGACGTGCGGGATGCGCTGGACTTTCCGCTGCCGGGGAGGACAGTGTTTTTAAAAGCCGGGATAAATTTTTAA
- a CDS encoding LLM class flavin-dependent oxidoreductase, translating into MKFGIGLFTMQSHKDNPVSQSELYKQTLEQVRLAEEVNFDSAWISEHHFLPDGYCPYPPIVASAMAAVTSRIRIGSAGVILPLHNPIRVAEDAALVDNISNGRFNLGVVLGYRKEEFDGFCIPMKQRPSRMEEGIDVIVKAWTEENFSFKGKRYEYSNLNVTPKPIQKPHIPIYIGAFEKPGIKRAGRMGCPLLIGPGRTMQMVRDTLNFYNEGAREAHKNSDNIEHILIRETYVHPDSEKAKQGGNKYIIDMYKYYFTLGVKMYVRGKQLTGLDDPLFKHLSEDRFIIGTPEQCINEINRYKDELGINYFASRMVFPQANHETISKCIELFGKEVIPAFG; encoded by the coding sequence ATGAAATTTGGCATAGGGCTCTTCACCATGCAGTCGCATAAAGACAATCCCGTTTCTCAGTCAGAGCTTTATAAACAGACTCTTGAACAGGTTAGACTTGCTGAAGAGGTAAACTTTGACTCGGCGTGGATTTCAGAACATCACTTTCTCCCTGACGGCTACTGTCCTTATCCCCCCATTGTCGCGTCAGCAATGGCCGCCGTTACAAGTCGTATAAGAATCGGTTCAGCCGGAGTTATCCTCCCACTTCACAATCCAATAAGGGTAGCCGAGGACGCTGCCCTTGTTGATAACATCTCAAATGGAAGATTTAATCTAGGCGTCGTTTTGGGCTACAGGAAAGAAGAATTCGATGGATTTTGCATCCCAATGAAGCAAAGACCGTCAAGAATGGAAGAGGGAATAGATGTAATAGTTAAAGCATGGACTGAAGAGAATTTCTCCTTTAAAGGAAAGCGATATGAATATAGCAATCTCAATGTGACTCCAAAACCCATCCAAAAACCCCATATCCCAATTTACATCGGGGCATTCGAAAAGCCGGGAATCAAGAGGGCCGGGAGAATGGGTTGCCCTCTCCTTATCGGTCCAGGAAGAACGATGCAGATGGTCAGAGATACATTGAACTTCTACAATGAAGGAGCTAGAGAAGCACATAAGAATTCAGATAATATAGAACATATTTTAATTAGAGAAACTTATGTACACCCTGACAGTGAAAAAGCTAAACAGGGCGGTAACAAATACATTATTGATATGTATAAATACTATTTCACCTTAGGTGTAAAGATGTACGTACGAGGGAAGCAACTCACAGGGCTTGATGACCCTTTGTTTAAGCACCTTTCAGAAGACAGATTTATAATCGGAACTCCTGAGCAATGTATCAATGAGATTAATCGCTATAAAGATGAATTAGGAATTAACTACTTTGCCTCTCGAATGGTATTCCCACAGGCAAATCACGAAACGATTTCAAAATGCATTGAGTTGTTCGGCAAAGAGGTCATCCCGGCCTTTGGCTGA
- a CDS encoding NAD(P)H-binding protein, with product MFAIMGASGNTGSKITKNLLDHKESVRVLGRSRDRLQTFIDRGADAFIGDASDPDFLTASFTGAKAVYVMIPRDNSVNDLRAQDNKIGERVAEAIRDSGVKYVANLSSLSAYRPDKNGPVRGLYDQEQRLNKLYGINILHLRPAYFMDNFFRYIEMIRKRGIIATGFIGSVEFPMVATKDIANEATMRLLNRDFSGKTFKELRGERDLSFIEATEIIAKEINIPELRYVQLSYDDLEKGLIASGMSSNVSGLILEITKSINEGILGKDNPRTVDNSTPTSFEEFAKTFARIYYRSSSG from the coding sequence ATGTTTGCCATTATGGGAGCATCAGGAAATACAGGCAGCAAAATAACCAAGAACCTCCTGGATCATAAGGAAAGTGTAAGGGTGCTTGGCAGGTCGAGAGACAGGCTGCAAACATTCATAGATAGGGGAGCCGATGCTTTTATTGGCGATGCATCAGATCCAGATTTTTTGACAGCTTCGTTTACTGGAGCAAAGGCTGTATATGTTATGATCCCCCGTGATAACTCTGTAAATGACTTACGAGCTCAAGACAATAAAATTGGAGAGCGCGTCGCGGAAGCCATTCGAGATTCTGGCGTCAAGTACGTTGCAAATCTAAGCAGCTTAAGCGCATACAGACCCGATAAAAACGGGCCAGTCAGGGGTTTATATGATCAGGAACAAAGGCTTAATAAGCTTTATGGAATTAACATCCTCCATTTACGACCTGCATACTTCATGGACAACTTCTTTCGATACATCGAGATGATCAGAAAAAGAGGAATTATCGCAACGGGCTTTATCGGTTCAGTCGAATTCCCTATGGTTGCGACAAAGGATATAGCTAACGAAGCAACCATGCGACTTTTGAACCGTGATTTTTCCGGAAAAACATTTAAGGAACTAAGAGGCGAGAGAGATCTATCATTCATAGAGGCGACGGAGATTATCGCAAAAGAAATAAATATTCCAGAACTCAGATATGTTCAACTTTCATATGACGACCTTGAAAAAGGTTTGATTGCCTCGGGGATGAGCAGTAACGTGAGTGGACTGATTTTGGAAATTACAAAATCTATAAATGAAGGTATATTAGGAAAGGATAACCCAAGAACCGTTGATAATTCCACTCCTACAAGCTTTGAAGAGTTCGCTAAAACCTTTGCCAGAATCTACTATCGTAGTTCTTCGGGTTAA
- the aroA gene encoding 3-phosphoshikimate 1-carboxyvinyltransferase produces the protein MVIFSPVSTESIHGGGAKLRGELTPPGDKSISHRAIILGSIAEGLTTVTGFLPAGDTLSSADAMMMLGIPIKIDEDTLKIRGKGTYGLVEPENTIDAGNSGTTARLLTGILSAQNFFSSITGDQYLRARPMERVVIPLSLMGARIWGRDNGKKLPLAILGGNLKAISYTLPVASAQVKSAILLAALYAEGETEIIEPEPTRDHTERMLSYFGVRIEKDDSRIKVRGPQKLESGRTLSIPADISSASFFIVASLINPNSEILIKRVGLNPSRTGVLEILKEMGGDIKILNKREESGEDIGDILAKSSKLKAVEIAGRIIPKTIDELPIIAVAACYAEGETVIKDAKELRVKETDRIKAVSIELRKFGAEIDELDDGMIIRGRETLKGTECSSWGDHRIAMALAVAATRAKGRTEIKDAECVSVSFPRFFNILKTLRT, from the coding sequence ATGGTAATTTTTTCCCCAGTGTCTACAGAATCAATACACGGAGGAGGCGCAAAACTAAGAGGAGAACTTACCCCTCCCGGTGATAAATCGATTTCCCATAGAGCAATTATTTTAGGATCTATCGCCGAGGGATTGACAACCGTTACCGGGTTCTTGCCAGCGGGTGATACCCTTTCGAGCGCAGACGCTATGATGATGCTCGGTATACCAATCAAAATAGACGAAGATACCCTAAAGATAAGGGGTAAAGGTACATATGGACTCGTCGAACCAGAAAATACTATCGATGCAGGAAATTCTGGAACAACTGCGAGGCTCCTTACCGGCATCCTGAGTGCACAAAATTTTTTCTCCTCTATAACGGGTGATCAATATTTAAGGGCCCGACCGATGGAAAGAGTTGTAATTCCACTATCACTTATGGGGGCTAGAATTTGGGGAAGAGATAATGGGAAAAAATTACCGCTTGCTATTTTGGGAGGTAACCTAAAAGCTATAAGCTACACGTTGCCCGTGGCTAGTGCTCAGGTAAAATCCGCTATTCTTCTAGCCGCTCTATATGCAGAAGGGGAAACCGAGATCATCGAGCCTGAACCCACGAGAGATCACACTGAAAGGATGCTTTCATATTTCGGAGTGAGGATTGAAAAAGATGATTCCAGGATTAAAGTTAGAGGGCCACAAAAGCTTGAAAGTGGAAGAACATTATCAATACCCGCGGACATTTCTTCAGCTTCATTCTTTATTGTAGCTTCCTTAATTAACCCAAACTCTGAAATCTTAATCAAACGTGTCGGCCTAAATCCAAGTAGGACGGGGGTCTTAGAAATTCTTAAAGAAATGGGTGGAGACATCAAAATACTGAATAAAAGAGAGGAAAGCGGCGAGGATATCGGAGATATACTAGCAAAATCCAGCAAATTAAAAGCAGTAGAGATAGCTGGAAGGATTATTCCTAAGACGATTGATGAACTTCCCATAATTGCGGTTGCAGCTTGTTATGCGGAGGGGGAAACCGTAATCAAAGACGCAAAAGAATTAAGGGTAAAAGAAACCGATCGAATAAAAGCCGTGTCAATAGAACTCAGAAAATTTGGGGCCGAAATAGATGAACTAGATGACGGAATGATAATCAGGGGAAGAGAAACCTTGAAAGGAACAGAGTGCTCAAGCTGGGGGGATCATAGAATCGCAATGGCCCTTGCAGTTGCTGCTACTCGTGCAAAGGGCAGGACAGAAATTAAGGATGCAGAATGTGTTTCCGTATCTTTCCCAAGATTTTTCAATATACTGAAGACCCTAAGAACCTGA
- a CDS encoding beta-ketoacyl-ACP synthase III: MGFVKITGTGSYTPDRILSNQDFEKMVDTSDEWIRTRTGIVERRIAEPQVASSDMAYEAALKALESASIDPADVDGIILGTVTPDYIFPATSCFVQSRLGAKNAFAFDLLAGCSGFIYALQVGKSMIEAGNAENILVIGAETLSRITDYKDRSTCILFGDGAGAAVLSKSEKSGILSIFLGANGDDWEKIILPAGGSRTPASEETVQNGLHYLKMKGNDVFKEGVKGLEFASLEAIRKADITTAQVDLFIPHQANYRIMDAVRRRLNLSPEKLFVNVDKYGNTSSASVPIALDEAVKSGRIQEDDLILFAVIGSGFTFASAVIKW, encoded by the coding sequence TTGGGTTTTGTAAAGATAACTGGCACTGGCTCATATACACCCGACAGGATCCTTTCAAACCAGGACTTTGAAAAAATGGTCGACACTTCCGATGAATGGATTAGAACCAGGACCGGGATTGTCGAGAGGAGAATCGCCGAACCACAAGTGGCTTCATCTGATATGGCTTATGAAGCCGCTTTAAAAGCGCTTGAGTCAGCATCAATAGATCCCGCTGATGTTGATGGGATAATCTTGGGAACTGTCACACCCGATTACATATTCCCTGCCACTTCATGCTTTGTCCAGAGCCGCCTGGGAGCAAAAAATGCATTTGCTTTTGATCTTCTGGCAGGTTGTTCCGGGTTTATATATGCCCTACAAGTAGGAAAAAGTATGATTGAAGCCGGGAATGCAGAAAACATTCTGGTAATAGGAGCCGAAACGTTATCAAGGATCACGGATTATAAAGACAGGTCAACCTGCATACTCTTCGGAGATGGAGCAGGAGCCGCAGTGTTATCTAAATCAGAAAAATCCGGTATTTTATCAATTTTTCTTGGTGCAAATGGGGACGATTGGGAAAAAATTATCCTTCCTGCAGGTGGTTCTCGTACTCCAGCAAGTGAGGAAACCGTCCAAAATGGGTTACACTATCTAAAAATGAAAGGAAATGACGTATTTAAAGAAGGGGTAAAGGGACTGGAGTTTGCATCATTGGAGGCTATAAGGAAAGCAGATATAACCACGGCACAGGTAGATCTATTCATACCGCACCAGGCAAATTACAGGATTATGGACGCTGTAAGGAGACGGCTAAACCTCTCTCCCGAGAAGCTGTTTGTGAATGTTGACAAGTATGGAAATACCTCCTCGGCTTCTGTTCCGATTGCTCTAGATGAAGCAGTTAAAAGTGGAAGGATTCAAGAGGATGATTTAATCCTTTTCGCCGTTATAGGTTCCGGATTTACATTTGCGTCAGCAGTCATAAAATGGTAA
- a CDS encoding ABC transporter substrate-binding protein has translation MKSVIKTSLVLFSILIFSYVTLYANSDKNPQRIVSLSPNVTEIIYGLGAWDKIVGVTMYSDFPPEADAVPKVGGWVNPNLEAIVRLKPDLVIFMTDQDSIFGDNIRKLGLNTLAVDSNKSIKDIQNSILQLGKVLQKEQEAENLSNKINSNFEEISSKTSEVPKKRVLFVVGRNPGTLEDIYVIGRDNYINELINLAGGENVVKSNRFALKIAKDAILSFDPQVIIETTYDKTENKGSTIKTWGGLKEISAVKNNEVHVVSSSELLRPSQRIIEGAYILAHILHPEVFERYHGATKAQRHKE, from the coding sequence ATGAAATCGGTTATAAAAACCTCCTTAGTTCTCTTTTCAATATTAATCTTCTCTTACGTAACCCTTTACGCTAATTCCGACAAAAACCCTCAACGTATAGTTTCGCTTTCACCGAATGTCACAGAGATTATTTATGGTTTAGGCGCCTGGGATAAGATCGTAGGTGTTACGATGTATTCAGACTTCCCACCTGAAGCGGACGCTGTCCCAAAGGTGGGGGGGTGGGTAAACCCAAACCTGGAGGCAATTGTCAGACTGAAGCCTGACTTGGTCATCTTTATGACAGATCAGGACAGTATATTCGGAGATAATATTAGAAAGTTAGGTTTAAACACGCTTGCTGTCGATAGCAATAAGTCGATTAAAGACATACAGAATTCGATTCTCCAGCTAGGTAAGGTCTTACAAAAAGAACAGGAGGCAGAAAACCTTTCAAATAAAATTAATTCAAACTTCGAAGAAATTAGTTCAAAGACTTCCGAAGTCCCCAAGAAAAGGGTTTTATTTGTTGTAGGTCGGAATCCAGGAACACTTGAGGATATTTATGTAATTGGAAGAGACAACTATATAAACGAACTAATAAATCTCGCGGGTGGAGAAAATGTGGTGAAAAGCAATAGGTTTGCACTAAAGATTGCAAAAGACGCCATCCTTTCGTTTGATCCACAAGTCATAATTGAGACGACGTACGATAAAACAGAAAACAAAGGCTCAACTATTAAAACATGGGGCGGTCTTAAGGAAATTTCAGCCGTTAAAAATAACGAGGTCCACGTCGTTTCAAGCTCGGAATTGCTCCGACCGAGTCAGAGAATAATTGAGGGTGCTTATATTTTGGCTCATATTCTACACCCTGAGGTATTCGAAAGATATCATGGAGCCACCAAGGCACAAAGGCACAAAGAATGA